Proteins from one Malaya genurostris strain Urasoe2022 chromosome 2, Malgen_1.1, whole genome shotgun sequence genomic window:
- the LOC131427258 gene encoding protein MCM10 homolog, with translation MSINQIDQEQSSIEIDELEQLLLDAEAEDAVLNTNIVISQPSSTTVISQSSSTTAIKPRLLSLSGSTFLSGQDQNICLKETSQKPTNIKSSAVHSGDTDSSDDEETRNFLERKYDEYGRSINKLLKQKEEEKIDFQISNFIDRALKNAEKEASHLPRKVETAKKISQNVQPFPGAIKVDNIPIAKNVIPEVFKKSVYTDPIFGIRLVHPLVSSAILQERMQGRKPISMARVKAHVEHGDLKEDWALAGVIVSKSSTKTTSKGGQFAIWKLSDLHGDIKMISLFLFSQAYKELWKTAEGMVICILNPGVFDRNEDRNSEVTLSIDKSAKVMVLGQSKDFGTCRSKKKNGEKCTAVVNLGECEHCVYHVKQEYNKACNRGGLISSTAGRGLNELRNKVLGKSEVFYGGQSFSAIKATRNPKQDQKDKSRLMTLSEYYQSPFQGDRNNSTSTQRSLDSLPSYRQQQLNNSAPKKGSASGLEINIKQREKDVERLKQLGLGEAVLTSSSLSKGLAKGHVIENSRPTATNGFENRSFSIESKKTPRLSTGNFVIDLGASPKQILHSRQKAIEIIKKKPLEKSNPNFIKHRGTEAGKKRALEQMETNDETGSHASKKQKLELEENARKERIQQLIAATSSHTDLIQAHEDEQQEKYFKDLERKEAMEEKMMNTFQVACKAVICTNCKYIAFSAADRCKEEHHELKVRDAEKRFFKCADCGNRTVSLHRLPKTSCRNCQSSRWERCAMMRDRNGPLIGASLSIRGDEEKFLGSCANSANLNLLVPVEDC, from the exons ATGTCAATCAATCAAATCGATCAAGAACAAAGTTCAATTGAAATTGATGAATTGGAACAATTGCTACTCGATGCAGAGGCTGAGGATGCCGTTTTAAATACAAATATTGTAATTAGTCAGCCGTCTTCTACTACAGTAATTAGTCAGTCGTCTTCAACTACAGCAATTAAACCGCGATTGCTGTCGCTTTCTGGATCTACCTTCCTCAGTGGACAGGACCAAAATATTTGCTTGAAAGAAACTTCCCAGAAACCAACCAACATTAAATCAAGTGCTGTTCATAGTGGCGATACAGATTCATCTGATGATGAAGAAACACGAAATTTTCTCGAAAGAAAATATGATGAATATGGAAGAAGCATTAACAAGCTTTTGAAACAAAAGGAGGAGGAAAAAATAGATTTTCAGATTTCTAATTTTATCGATCGTGCATTGAAAAATGCTGAAAAGGAAGCCTCTCACCTGCCTCGAAAAGTGGAAACAGctaaaaaaatatctcaaaatgTGCAACCGTTTCCTGGTGCAATAAAAGTGGATAATATCCCAATTGCAAAGAATGTTATACCAGAGGTTTTCAAAAAAAGTGTATACACAGACCCGATTTTTGGAATTCGCCTTGTGCACCCTTTAGTTTCCAGCGCTATTTTACAAGAGCGTATGCAAGGGCGCAAACCCATCTCAATGGCTCGTGTTAAAGCTCACGTCGAACATGGAGATTTAAAGGAGGATTGGGCTCTTGCGGGAGTTATTGTAAGCAAAAGTTCAACGAAAACAACATCGAAAGGCGGACAATTCGCAATATGGAAATTAAGTGATCTTCACGGAGATATAAAAATGATAAGCTTGTTTCTCTTTTCCCAAGCCTACAAAGAGCTGTGGAAAACCGCAGAAGGTATGGTAATTTGTATTTTAAATCCTGGCGTGTTTGATCGGAATGAGGACCGGAACTCTGAGGTTACACTCTCGATCGACAAGTCTGCCAAGGTGATGGTGTTAGGACAATCGAAAGATTTCGGAACGTGTCGTAGTAAAAAAAagaatggagagaaatgtactGCTGTTGTGAATTTGGGAGAATGTGAACATTGTGTTTATCACGTCAAACAAGAGTATAATAAAGCTTGCAATCGAGGGGGACTTATTTCTTCGACAGCTGGACGAGGACTGAACGAATTGAGGAACAAAGTTCTCGGGAAAAGTGAG gttTTTTATGGTGGACAGAGTTTTTCGGCAATCAAAGCTACAAGAAATCCAAAACAAGACCAGAAAGATAAATCTCGCCTCATGACGTTGTCAGAATACTATCAATCACCCTTCCAAGGAGATCGTAACAACAGTACTAGTACACAAAGAAGTTTGGATTCCCTCCCGTCGTATCGCCAGCAGCAGCTTAACAATTCTGCTCCTAAAAAAGGGTCTGCTTCAGGATTGGAAATAAATATCAAGCAAAGGGAAAAGGATGTTGAGCGTTTGAAGCAATTAGGATTAGGTGAGGCGGTACTAACTTCATCTTCTCTTTCTAAAGGTTTGGCAAAAGGTCATGTGATTGAGAATTCTCGTCCAACTGCTACCAATGGAttcgaaaatcgttcatttagcATAGAATCGAAAAAAACGCCGCGCTTAAGTACTGGAAACTTTGTTATCGACTTAGGCGCATCTCCGAAACAAATTCTCCATTCGCGGCAAAAGGCCATAGAAATCATAAAAAAGAAACCGTTGGAGAAATCGAATCCCAATTTCATTAAACACCGTGGTACCGAGGCTGGCAAGAAACGGGCATTGGAACAAATGGAAACTAATGACGAAACTGGTAGTCATGCTTCAAAAAAGCAAAAATTGGAATTAGAAGAAAATGCCCGTAAAGAACGAATACAACAGCTAATTGCTGCAACATCTTCCCACACGGATCTAATTCAGGCCCATGAGGATGAACAGCAGGAGAAATATTTCAAAGATCTCGAACGGAAGGAAGCCATGGAAGAAAAAATGATGAATACCTTCCAAGTTGCGTGCAAAGCCGTCATCTGTACGAACTGTAAGTATATTGCCTTCTCGGCAGCCGACCGCTGTAAGGAGGAACATCATGAACTGAAAGTCAGGGATGCAGAGAAGCGCTTTTTTAAATGTGCTGATTGTGGAAATCGGACGGTTAGTTTGCATCGATTACCAAAGACTTCATGCCGCAAttgccagagctcacgatgggAACGTTGTGCGATGATGCGTGACAGAAATGGACCACTGATCGGAGCATCATTA